The Cupriavidus necator DNA window GGTACGCGTTTCGCGGCGGACCAGACCGCGTTTCACCAGGGCGTGGACGGCGCGGCTGGCCAGCACCTTGTCCAGGCCGGCGCTTTCGGCCAGTTCGGTCAGCCGGGTGCCTGGCTGCTCGCCAAGGAAGGAGATCATGCGCCATTCGCGCCGCGTGACGCCCGCCCTGGCGCGCAGGTGCAGCGCCGTGGCGCCCAGCGCGACGCGGTTCAGGTGGTAGATCCGGTAGTTGATGAAATCCGCCAGCCGCTGCGGCCGCTGCAGGCGGTTGCCGCTGTTGTCGTGTGCCATGCCACACCTGCCAATTAGTTGACTTTGTCAATTATATCGACGGGTGTTAGCTTGCATCGACGCCGCTCGCCGGCGGACAACAAACTGGAGACATCGTGAGCCCTCGCACCTTCCTTCCCCGCTTCGCCGCGTGCCTGCTGGCGGTTGCCGCTGCATGGTCCGCGCCCGCCAGCGCGCAGTCGGACCGTCCGCTGCGCATCCTGGTGGGCTACCCGGCCGGCGGCACCGCCGACCTCGCCGCACGCCTGGTCGGCGACAAGCTGCGCGAGACCCTGAACCAGACCGTGGTCATCGAGAACAAGCCCGGCGCCGGCGGGCGGCTGGTGATGGACTACGCGCGCACGCAGCCGGCCGACGGAAATACCCTGGTGGTGGCCAACTCGGCGGTCATGACCATTGCGCCGCTGGTCTACCGCAAGCTCAACTACGATATCCAGCGCGATTTCACGCCCGTGGCGGAGGCCGCCAACTTCCAGCTGGCGCTCGCTACCGGGCCGGCCAGCCCGGCGCGCACGCTGAAGGACTATGTGGCATGGCTCAAGGCCGGTGCGCAGAACAACTCCTACGCCTCGCCGGCGCTGGGCAGCATCCCGCATTTCTTCGGGCTGATGATCGGCAAGCAGGTTGGCATCGACATGCTGCACGTCCCCTTCAACGGCTCTGCGCCGCTGATGAGCGCGCTGGTCGGCGGGCAGGTGCCGGCTTCGGTCGACACCCTTGCCGACCTGACCGAAATGCACCGCGCCGGCAAGATCCGCGTGCTGGCGACTTCCGGCACCCACCGCTCGGTGGCGCTGCCCGATGTGCCGACCTTCACCGAGCTTGGCTACAAGGGCATCGAAGGCGAAGGCCGCTACGGCCTGCTGGCACCCGCGGGCACGCCGCGCCCGGTGCTCGACAAGCTCAACGCCGCCATCGTCAGGGCCGTGCAGTCGCCGGACGTGCGCGACAAGTTCCTCAAGCTGGGGCTGGAACCCGCAACCGGCCCGGCCGACGCCTTTGCCGGCGTGCTCAAGGCCGACGCCGGCAAGTGGGCACCGGTGGTCAAGGCGTCCGGCTATACCGGCGACTGAAACCCGGCAAACCGACCATGACGATCCGCAATACCCTCTTCATCATGTGCGACCAGCTGCGGCGCGACCACCTGGGCTGCTACGGGCATCCGGCGCTGCGCACGCGCAATATCGATGCGCTGGCCGCGCGCGGCGTGCGCTTCGACCGCGCCTTCGTCACCTCCGGGGTCTGCGGCCCCAGCCGCATGAGCTTCTATACCGGCCGCCATGTCAGCAGCCACGGCGCCACCTGGAACCGCGTGCCGCTGTCGGTCGGCGAAGTCACGCTGGGCGAATACCTGAAGCACAGCGGCCGCGCGCTGGCGCTGGCGGGCAAGACCCATGTGATGCCCGACAACGCCAACCTGAAGCGGCTGCACCTGGATGGCGGCACTGAGCTGGAAACGCTGCTGCGCAGCGGCCACTTCACCGAAGTCGACCGCCATGACGGCCACCACGCCGAGCCGCACAGCGCCTACGCCGACTGGCTGCGCCAGCAAGGCTACGACAGCGCGGATCCGTGGACCGACTACGTGATCAGCGCCGAGAACGAACGCGGCGAGATCGTCTCCGGCTGGCACATGCGCAACGCCGGCCTGCCCGCGCGCGTGGCCGAGCCGCATTCCGAGACCGCGTACACGGTGGACCAGGCGATGCGGTACATCGCCACGCGCGGCGACGATCCGTGGGTGCTGCACCTGTCGCTGGTCAAGCCGCACTGGCCCTACCTGGCGCCCGCGCCCTACCACGCCGCGTATTCGCTCGATGACTGCATGCCGCTGCAGCGCCACGACGCCGAGCTGGAAGACCCGCACCCGGTGCTGTCGGCCTACCGCACGCAGGAAGAATGCGCCAACTTCATGCGCCAGGAAGTCTCGGACACGGTGCGCCCCGCCTACCAGGGCCTGATCCAGCAGATCGACGACCGGCTCGGCCAGCTCTGGGAACAGCTCGAACGCCTGGGCCGCTGGCAGGACACTCTGATCGTCTTCACCGCCGACCACGGCGATTTCCTGGGCGACCACTGGCTGGGCGAGAAGGAGCAGTTCTACGACACTGTGCAGAACATCCCGCTGATCGTCTACGACCCCTCGCCGGCAGCGGATGCCACGCGCGGCAGCGCGCAGGCCAGCATGGTCAGCGCGGTCGACGTGGTGCCGACGGTGCTGGACGCACTGGGCCTGCCGCCGGCCGACCACCGCGTCGAGGGCCGCTCGTTGCTGGGCCTGACGCGCGCGGGCGAGCGTGCCTATGCCGGCAGCTGGCGCGATTTCGTCGTATCCGAGCTGGACTATGCCTATCGCGGCGCTCGCGTGGCGCTGGGCCGCCATCCCGGCGAGTGCCGCGCCTGGATGGTGCGTGACGCGCGCTGGAAATATGTGCACTGGCAAGGGTTCCGGCCACAGCTGTTCGACCTCCAGAACGATCCGCAGGAGTATTTCGACCTGGGCAGCGACCCCGGCCACGAAGCCGTGCGCAGCACCATGCGGTTGCGGTTGCTGGAGTGGTTCTGCACGCTCAAGCCGCGCGTGACGGTAACCAGCCAAGAGGTAGCGGCCAAGACCAATGTGTACAAGCAGGCCGGCGTGTTCTTTGGCGTGTGGTGACTACGCCCGGCGTCATCTGCGGTCCGGTGACGTCCCCCTGCCCGGATGGCGTATCCTTTGAAGCGAGGGATGGGGGACCGGTGTTCGCACCGGCAACCGGAGCGATCATGAAACACACCTGGATTCTTGTGGCGGACGAATCCCTCGCCCGCATTTTTGCCTCGCACGCCTCAACCGCGCCAATGGCTCTGGTTGAGGAAATCACTGACGCGGCAGCACATGGCGACCGCGCCAACCTGCGTCGCGACGCCTACGGCCGGCGCGGCCACGCCGCCGTACAGGGCGACGCCGGGCACCCCGGTGCCCACCAGGCCGGGCCGTCCACCGTCACATCGTCGGCCGGCGAGGATGAACTGCACCAGGAAGCGCAGCTGTTTGCCCGCCGCGTGGCGGACTACCTTGCCGATGCGCGCAACAAGCAGCGCTTTGACTCACTGGCGCTGATCGCGGCGCCGCGTTTCCTGGGCCTGCTGCGCAAAGCCCTTTCCGCCGGCGTCACCGACCTCATCACGAAGGAAATTGGCAAGGACTTCACCCACATGCCCAACAACGACCTGCAACAACGGCTCGCGGACGAAGACATCATTCCCGCGCGCCGCGACGCGCGCGTCGTTACCGGCCGGGACCGATAGCGAAGCCGCGCAGCCGCCGGTGCCAGGCCACCGGCGGCTGTGCGCCGGCGTCAGCGGGCAGTGCCCGAGCCGCTGGCTGCACCGCTGCTGCCGCTGGAGGTGCCGCTCGGGCTGGTCGTGCTGGTGGCGCCGGACGTGCCGGTAGAAGTGCTTGAGCTAGGGGTGCTGCTGCGGCTGCGGCTCTGTTCGGTGACCGAACCGGCGCCGGACAGCGAGCCAGAGCCGGTGGTGCTGCCGGTGGCGGTGCAACCCGCCAGGAAGCCAATTGCGAGCAGGGCTGTGCCGATGCGTAGTGTTGTTTTCATGTCGTCCTCCATCTAGCATGGTTGGCGGCAAGCCTTGCTACACGGCGCAGGCTGCCGGTGAGCGCGCTGGAACGCAGCTCTGCTGCGGAAGACGCAACTGACGTACCAGCGGCGCCATACGACGAGCGGCGCGGGCCGGCTTGGCAACGCGGCGGCCGGCAATGCGGGAAAGTGACATGACTGCGGTCCGGCCACAGTAAGAAGTGCGCGCCGCGGGTAAAAGTTACCGCGCCGGCGCAGTTCAGTATCGACTGAAGATGGCAGGCATCCGTGCTAGCGCGTCAGTGTCCACTTGTAGGCATAGCGGTCCGGGCGGAACAGCAGTTCGCCGCAGAACAACGGTGTGTCATCGATATCATGCGGCGTGCTGCGCAGGCGCAACAGCGGTTCGCCCTCGGCAACACCGAGCCGGCGCGCCACGTCCGCGGGCGCGGCAACGGCGGTAGCTTCCATCGCCACTTCCTTGAACCGGTACCCGAGCCGGCTTTCAAACAGCGACATGGCGTCGTTGGTTTCCAGGTCCTCCTGCACCAGGCGGCGCATCAGCGGCTCAGGACCCATCAGGGTGAAATGCGCGACGGCCGCGTCATCCCAGTACCGCACGGTGGCCACGCTCAGCACTTTCTCGCCAGGTTGAAGACGCAGCGCCGCCGCCACATGGGCCGGCGCGCGCACCAGCCGTACCGACGCCAGCTTGCCGTAGGCGAGTTGGCCACGGGCGCGTGCGGTTTCATAGAAACCGGTCAGCGCGCCAAGGCTGGGCGTGTCTGAGGGACGAGTCACGAAACTGCCCTTGCCGTTGACCTTCTCGATCAGGCCGGCGTTGTGCAGCCCGGACAGGGCCTGGCGCACGGTGATCCGGCTGACCGCGAATTCCGCCACCAACTCCGCCTCGGACGGAAGCTTGGCGCCCGGCCCCCATGTGTTGCTGGCGATTCGCTGGCGAATCTCGTTTTCGATCTCTTTGAACCTGGGCAGCGCCACTTATGTTCCGCCTTGGCGGCGGCTCCGAACTGGGTGGAAGGGATTATACCTATCATGACAGCCTGCGGCGTAACCCTATTGACCTGTTATAACAGGTAATGGCAGTATCCGTCGTCACCAGATATGCGCGCGCCCCCGCAGATCACCGCATGCTGGCAACTCAGGAGACACGCAAATTGAATACCAAGACATCACAAGACACCGCCAGCGCGGCGGCAGAGTTCGACTACATCGTGATCGGCGCGGGATCGGCGGGGTGCGCCGTGGCGGGGCGCCTGGCAGAAGATCCGAGTGCGACCGTGGCGCTGCTCGAGGCCGGGCCGCATGATCATCACTTCTCGATCTGGGCGCCGGTGGGCATTGCCGCGGTGGTGCCCAAGGCCGGCCCGCGCAACTACGCCTACTACACGGTACCGCAACCGGGCCTGAACGGCCGCCGCTCCTACCAGCCGCGCGGGCGCGGCCTGGGCGGCAGCTCCTCGATCAACGGCATGGTCTATATCCGCGGCCATCGGCGCGACTACGACGACTGGGCCGCGCTCGGTTGCCGGGGCTGGGGCTTCGACGACGTCCTGCCCTACTTCCGCCGCAGCGAGCGCAATCCTAGCCTGGCCGGCCAGGAACATCCGCTGCACGGCAATGACGGGCCGCTGCACGTGAGCGACCTGCGCTCGCCCAATCCGTTTGCACAGCGCTTTGTCCAGGCAGCGATCCAGGCCGGCCTGCCTCACAACGACGACTTCAATGGCCACAGCCAGGAAGGCGTCGGCCTGTACCAGGTGACGCAGCGCAACGGCGAGCGCTGGAACTCGGCGCGGGCCTACCTGCACAACGGCAATGCCGCGGACACGGCGCTCAATGGCGGCCGTCGCGGCCTGGCGGTGCTGACCGATACGCAAGCGCTGCGCATCGTGT harbors:
- a CDS encoding Bug family tripartite tricarboxylate transporter substrate binding protein, coding for MSPRTFLPRFAACLLAVAAAWSAPASAQSDRPLRILVGYPAGGTADLAARLVGDKLRETLNQTVVIENKPGAGGRLVMDYARTQPADGNTLVVANSAVMTIAPLVYRKLNYDIQRDFTPVAEAANFQLALATGPASPARTLKDYVAWLKAGAQNNSYASPALGSIPHFFGLMIGKQVGIDMLHVPFNGSAPLMSALVGGQVPASVDTLADLTEMHRAGKIRVLATSGTHRSVALPDVPTFTELGYKGIEGEGRYGLLAPAGTPRPVLDKLNAAIVRAVQSPDVRDKFLKLGLEPATGPADAFAGVLKADAGKWAPVVKASGYTGD
- a CDS encoding MarR family winged helix-turn-helix transcriptional regulator; this encodes MAHDNSGNRLQRPQRLADFINYRIYHLNRVALGATALHLRARAGVTRREWRMISFLGEQPGTRLTELAESAGLDKVLASRAVHALVKRGLVRRETRTQDRRAAAFTLTEQGEAVYRAAFAQARDFNTRLAACLTAEEARVLSRCLDKLQAQAGAMLVKAQALPQPEGEAPAWDLLQVWRGGKG
- a CDS encoding sulfatase-like hydrolase/transferase, with the protein product MTIRNTLFIMCDQLRRDHLGCYGHPALRTRNIDALAARGVRFDRAFVTSGVCGPSRMSFYTGRHVSSHGATWNRVPLSVGEVTLGEYLKHSGRALALAGKTHVMPDNANLKRLHLDGGTELETLLRSGHFTEVDRHDGHHAEPHSAYADWLRQQGYDSADPWTDYVISAENERGEIVSGWHMRNAGLPARVAEPHSETAYTVDQAMRYIATRGDDPWVLHLSLVKPHWPYLAPAPYHAAYSLDDCMPLQRHDAELEDPHPVLSAYRTQEECANFMRQEVSDTVRPAYQGLIQQIDDRLGQLWEQLERLGRWQDTLIVFTADHGDFLGDHWLGEKEQFYDTVQNIPLIVYDPSPAADATRGSAQASMVSAVDVVPTVLDALGLPPADHRVEGRSLLGLTRAGERAYAGSWRDFVVSELDYAYRGARVALGRHPGECRAWMVRDARWKYVHWQGFRPQLFDLQNDPQEYFDLGSDPGHEAVRSTMRLRLLEWFCTLKPRVTVTSQEVAAKTNVYKQAGVFFGVW
- a CDS encoding GntR family transcriptional regulator, with product MALPRFKEIENEIRQRIASNTWGPGAKLPSEAELVAEFAVSRITVRQALSGLHNAGLIEKVNGKGSFVTRPSDTPSLGALTGFYETARARGQLAYGKLASVRLVRAPAHVAAALRLQPGEKVLSVATVRYWDDAAVAHFTLMGPEPLMRRLVQEDLETNDAMSLFESRLGYRFKEVAMEATAVAAPADVARRLGVAEGEPLLRLRSTPHDIDDTPLFCGELLFRPDRYAYKWTLTR
- a CDS encoding host attachment protein, translating into MKHTWILVADESLARIFASHASTAPMALVEEITDAAAHGDRANLRRDAYGRRGHAAVQGDAGHPGAHQAGPSTVTSSAGEDELHQEAQLFARRVADYLADARNKQRFDSLALIAAPRFLGLLRKALSAGVTDLITKEIGKDFTHMPNNDLQQRLADEDIIPARRDARVVTGRDR